Within Buteo buteo chromosome 10, bButBut1.hap1.1, whole genome shotgun sequence, the genomic segment ATGCAGGGTAGctaaaacttaaaaagcaaaacacagaaagccttaataaaaaaggaagttacGGGTAAGTGCTGAGACTAATTTTTATCATAATTCTTTTGCAGATTATGAAATTACGGTTACGTATTTTCTCAAGGTCTGGAGCAGAGCCAAATCTTCACAAGAATTTTTTGCCAATCACTTATGAAGCTCCTGATTTTGACGTTGCACTTCTGCAATGAAGAAAAGGAGACGGCTCGCTGCAAATCTAAACGAAAAGGTTCATCTTGGCCATGAGAAAGATACTTCAGAACAGATTCTTGTAGTAGACTGTGCACAAGAAGTCGTCTCAAAGCCTGCACAAATAGCTCCTGCAGATCAGCTTGAATCTTCCCAAGAACTTTCACCATCATCAGAACAAAGAAAGCTCCTAAGCTCATTGCAGTATAACAAAAATCTACTTAAATACTTAAATGATGATAGACAGAAACATCCATCATTTTGTGATTTACTTATAATTgtagaaggaaaagaatttaGTGCTCACAAAGTTGTAGTGGCTGTTGGGAGTAGTTATTTTCATGCCTGTTTGAGCAAAAATCCAAGCACTGATGTTGTCACATTAGATCACGTAACTCATTCTGTCTTTCAGCATTTGCTTGAGTTTCTCTACACCTCTGAGttttttgtatataaaaatgaaattccgTTAGTGCTGGAAGCAGCAAAATTTTTAGATATCATAGATGCAGTGAAGTTGCTAAATAACGAAAGTGTTTCTAACGTACAGACTGATGTCGTAACTGATGCACCTACACCAGTAGAAACACTCAATGAACTGACAGGTAAACTATTAAATAGTCATCAGTGCACTTTTTGTGGTCGAAGTTTCTGTTACAAGAAGTCCTTAGAAAATCATTTGGCAAAAGCCCACAGATCTCTTTCACTGGATAGAAAACATGGGTTAAAAATGGTTGAGAAGGCCAACTTTTCCACTAGACGTTCTACAAGAAACCGTAAATGTCCAGCTAAATTTGATAACAGTGACAATGAAAGTGGGGATGCATCTGACAGCAATTTGGAAAAAGTCAGTTCTGACAAGGAAACATCTGATAGAAGTGAATTTGAAGACAGTGAAAGTGAATGCAATGCTGATGAAGAGGGACAGGAAGAGGAAATGTCAGCTGAAGATTCAGAGTCTGaagaacaaagtgaaaaagaacagaatgatACTGAAGAGGGTTCTGAGGCAGTTGATGCAGTGGGAAATATTCCTGAAGGCTTAGCTCCAGTCATCATTCAAAGCAGTAGCAAAAAACTACTTCAGTGTCCCAAGTGTGACAAAAAATTTGATCGAATAGGTAAGAGCAAGTTAGGTTGATCTCTCCTTTTTACCATATGGTGGTGCTCTTTCTATGGGAAATAAACTgagctttttctctgtcctaGAGAGTGAAGATCAGAATTTCTGGATCGTCTCACTGATCAGTATGGTGCAAATTTTTCTAAGGGTATTAAGTTATGTCTGTGGTGCTAAACAGTTTCCGTAAATGAACTGAGTGCATTATTTGAAAAATCTGGAAATActaaatttatttcactgctCTGGATTCTGGTTGTTAGCATGATACGTAAAAGCAGCCttgaaaaaggagggaaagatATTAAACAATAAATTGCATGAAGTCTGAGACCTGTACTGTGTTTTctgccaaattaattttaagtaaCAAAGCTGTCATTATTGCTGCAGTAAAACAGAACCATTGTCAAACAGCCTGAAATTCTTTTATTCTACATGATGTGTAGATGTTTAGGACCTAGTCACTCTGACTTCTAGCTTGATTTTTCTGGTCTGTAGTTAGCACCAAGTAATACTTTGTCAGTGTAATCTGTTCTGTTAGGATTGTTTATGTTGCAGTGAAATCTAGGTGTATAGTTACTTAGGGtatcagaagagtaaaaattTCAGTCCTGACCTATCCAGTGCTTTCCTGTCCTCCTTTCCTACATTAAAAGTAAATTACTACTCCAGAATTTTTGTGTTCCTTCAGTTGGAATAAATGTTGAATTATGGTCATGTAAAGTATTGACTTCCCTTAATCATGGGAATTAGGAAAGAAACAGTTCCTCATAGAGTTAGGCATTTTTTGATGTTCTTATAATAGatgtattttgtctttcataattttgaaattttaggAGTTTCTGAAAATGGGGTGGGGCTGATGTGTGTGTTAATTCCTCCTCACACACAGTGTGTTTAGCTTGCTGaggtgaaattatttttccaaggtCACAAATTATATCGTAGaagccatttaaaattaaaaatatgggACTTAACTGTACTTGTAATGCCATATCTTAAAGTAACATAGGAAATTTTCTGGATTTGGGAGCTTTGTTATTAATATTGAAAGGCTACTGTGCAGAAATAAATGGTTTGTGAATATTTAGGGTTGTAATGGTACGTTTTGGTTTTACACACATTGGAAGTCCTTCTCTCTTTGCTCTTTCATAACTTATAATTCTAGTTTTGTGCTCAAAAAATACATGAGAAATAGCATTAAAACAAGTGATACATGAAGTATTTCTTTATAAGCTTGTATTACGGTAGACAGTtgacttgtattttaaatttatgagctatagtacttttttttttctttacctaagTCCCAGAAGTATGATGCATattctacagagaaaaaaaaattatctagtACAAAGCCTGCTATTGACTTGAGGTAGGTAGGTCCTCGGTGTAGGACGAATTCTATCCTCGGAAGAAAACCGGCAAACAGAAGAGGGAATACAAGCAGtgtgaaagaaatgagaaagtagTATTTTTGTTTATGGTAATAACTTCAGTCCCAAATAAAGATCATTTGCATTCAGTGTTTTGTTATTTGAAAGTACCTTAAAAATACCAGTTTGTTGCAAGGCTGTTCCCTGTTCTGAAAAGGTACTTCACAGTCAGTGTAATGAAAGAGTAGTAGTGTAACTTTCAGTACTTAAGAATAGAGTATGCTGTAGGGTTGAACAAGAGGGGACTCGTAACCCTCACACAGATTTAACAGTAATACAGagcccttttatttttatcttaaaaatagtTAAGATGGAAGCGTATGGAGGAGCCTTGGATCAAATGTGTATATGATCACCGTGCGGTTTTCAGTGGTGTAAACTAGTAGAAATCTTTAGATGTGTGTGGAAGGTACTTATATCTTGACCACCTTTGATGGAGACATGGAACAGACCCTAAATGTGTGTATTGTAGGTGATACCTGTTACAGTTTATGCTaacagatttttgttgttgtacaGGCAAATATGAGAGCCATACACGTGTACACACAGGTGAGAAGCCCTTTGAGTGTGATATATGTCATCAGCGCTATTCAACGAAGTCCAACCTGAcagtgcacagaaaaaaacactctAATGATACTGACTTTCATAAAAAGGAACACAAATGTCCCTACTGCAATAAGCTGCATGCAAGCAAAAAGACTTTAGCAAAGCATGTGAAGAGGCAAGTACAAGcaaatttgttttgcatttctgaagaatagtttttttagttcaaaagtgaaaacagaTGTATGTATGCACACTGCATATTCTGCATTATTTCTGTaacaattttttcaaaaaagtgtcttttcaaAAGACATGGGGATTAGCAGTATCAACTAACCTGCCATAAGGAGTGCATAGGGACTGACTAAATAGCAATAGCAGTTCTGTGGAAGTTCTGCCATAGGTTTTTTACTATAAATTTCAGAATGCTCAGATTAGCTAGCACAGTCAGTCAGAACATGACAGTCTTAATAATTACCTGTGTTGCTTTTAATATGGaggaagaataaaatactttctttggtTTTAGATGTTGATGCTATACTGTTGATGATAGGTGGATAAGCCATTTCCATGCAGATATTTTTAGGTAAATTTGTTTATGACAGGCCTAATTATAAGGTATTATTATTTACATAcgactttttttctcctctttgtaaATATCCATAAAGCATTATAATTGAAACTGTCCTCTGTCTTGCCAGTTGTCATATGAGATTCTACAGGAGTCTATAGTCAACACTGCTTTCCAGTTACTTGTGCCTTTAGAATTGTTTAATTATCACTATTCTGTTCTGCTGTTTTGGTGATCAACTTTCATGACACATAAATTTTAGAAATGGATGTTTACTATTTAGGTGATCCTCATCTTAGAAAGTTATAACTACTTTCAGCTTCTGTCTTTCTCCTAGGTTTCATCCAGAGAATGTACAAGAATTTCTTTCTATCAAGAAGACAAAGAGTGAAGGTTGGAAATGTGATGTAAGTAATATTTCagtacttttgtttttttttcatgtagatACTATGTTTTGTGTCTTGAATACTTAAGTGAAAATATGGTATGTGTTTCTGTGAAATCTTAGTAAGCTTTGTAAGTGATGGTATAAATTTCCTCTTTATGTGCTGATTTAAAGACTGAACTTTATCTGTGTGTACAGCTTGTGACCAGGTAGATAATACCAAATTGAATTCTAAAACAGTTGaaggcagtattttttaatgtgatcAGTTATTATCATTGTTAAAATACATCAATTTGCAGATGATGAGACTTGAGTGTTatgaatactttaaaaacagagtATTTGCTCTCCCACTAATTATGCACATCAAACACTGACCATAAAGTATACATTTTTGGAAGGCTGTCTCAATAGTGAGGGACATATATGTTAAATATGAAACACCTTCTCATTTAGCTGAACATGCACATCAACAGAGTTGTAAATTTGTACAAAATTTATCTCTAGTTGTAAAGTCATAGAATCCTTTCCTTGATTTTCCCCCAGGAGAGGTATATGTGTGAAACTACACCTACTGTAAAAAGGAGTTTGTAGAAATTCCACTCCATAATGTCTTAAGGTTTCCAATGTGGGGTTTTGTTCGATTTTTTTAGAGGGaatctgtttactttttttttttttcagggcagCTGTTTTGTTTATGCAAACTGCTATGTGCCCCTGTATGTCTGTAATATTAGGTGCTGTAACATAATTACTAACCTTGCTTTGTTTGTGAACTTTCACTTATATAGTAGGAGGTTGGGAGATATCAACTGTAGGAATTTGTAGTGTTCCTTCTGCTAGTGATGGTACCATGGTTGGAGGTATTATATGGTTGACCAAAGGGTGTTATCTTCCAGATTAAGTTATATTTTGTGAAGGTATTACAGATTCTGTTTGTTACTAgataagaaacattttaatagtGGGAATCAATAGTGCAACACTGTTGATGTTCATTTGGAAAGTACTCTTACCAGGTGAATAATTTGGTAAACTCCACtttatggtttggttttgtttgggtttttttcttgaaagttttaattttatgtaaagTAGAAATTTATAAAAAGTGAGCTGCTGCTCTTGTACTGCTCATGTGCATTCAAAATGGACTTGAATTGAAAGCAGGGGTAGAATTTTAGCTTTTATAGCGGTTGGAGAATGAACAGAACCCTTAGGAGCTGTGACTTTGTTTTCAGGTTGTTTAGTATGTTCTGAGGGCTGAGGTGCAGCAGATGTAAGCTGCAGAATTTCTTCAGGTTGTTGGTTTATGCTGTAGTCCGTGTATGAACACCAGGATTTGGTGACCATACTTTAATCTTTGAGGAATACGAGCAAATTCACAGAAACAGTAGAGTATTAAtagtaaagaaaagcaaggcagcTGTTATACTTTTTACAGGTATGGGATTTTCTTACACTTATATTTAATGTTGAtgagtttttaaacaaataaagctGTTGCTTCTGATTTCCTGAGGCTAAAAGAGTGTTATTCAGG encodes:
- the ZBTB41 gene encoding zinc finger and BTB domain-containing protein 41 isoform X1, with product MKKRRRLAANLNEKVHLGHEKDTSEQILVVDCAQEVVSKPAQIAPADQLESSQELSPSSEQRKLLSSLQYNKNLLKYLNDDRQKHPSFCDLLIIVEGKEFSAHKVVVAVGSSYFHACLSKNPSTDVVTLDHVTHSVFQHLLEFLYTSEFFVYKNEIPLVLEAAKFLDIIDAVKLLNNESVSNVQTDVVTDAPTPVETLNELTGKLLNSHQCTFCGRSFCYKKSLENHLAKAHRSLSLDRKHGLKMVEKANFSTRRSTRNRKCPAKFDNSDNESGDASDSNLEKVSSDKETSDRSEFEDSESECNADEEGQEEEMSAEDSESEEQSEKEQNDTEEGSEAVDAVGNIPEGLAPVIIQSSSKKLLQCPKCDKKFDRIESEDQNFWIVSLISKYESHTRVHTGEKPFECDICHQRYSTKSNLTVHRKKHSNDTDFHKKEHKCPYCNKLHASKKTLAKHVKRFHPENVQEFLSIKKTKSEGWKCDICKKSFTRRPHLEEHMILHSQDKPFKCTYCEEHFKSRFARLKHQEKFHLGPFPCDICGRQFNDTGNLKRHIECTHGGKRKWTCFICGKSVRERTTLKEHLRIHSGEKPHLCSICGQSFRHGSSYRLHLRVHHDDKRYECEECGKTFIRHDHLTKHKKIHSGEKAHQCEECGKCFGRRDHLTVHYKSVHLGEKVWQKYKATFHQCEVCKKVFKGKSSLEMHFRTHSGEKPYKCQICNQSFRIKKTLTKHMVIHSDARPFNCQHCNATFKRKDKLKYHIDHVHGSKAAEEALTSSSEEKLVSLPVQYTSDDKVYQTEAKQYVEQPKAYQSEAKTLLQNVSTEVCVPVTLVPVQMSDPQADLVQHTTQSHGILPPQPEQTDYQRATDLSFLEKYTLTPQPANIVHPVRPEQMLDPRDQSYLGTLLGLDTAPTVQNISNNEHS
- the ZBTB41 gene encoding zinc finger and BTB domain-containing protein 41 isoform X2; amino-acid sequence: MKKRRRLAANLNEKVHLGHEKDTSEQILVVDCAQEVVSKPAQIAPADQLESSQELSPSSEQRKLLSSLQYNKNLLKYLNDDRQKHPSFCDLLIIVEGKEFSAHKVVVAVGSSYFHACLSKNPSTDVVTLDHVTHSVFQHLLEFLYTSEFFVYKNEIPLVLEAAKFLDIIDAVKLLNNESVSNVQTDVVTDAPTPVETLNELTGKLLNSHQCTFCGRSFCYKKSLENHLAKAHRSLSLDRKHGLKMVEKANFSTRRSTRNRKCPAKFDNSDNESGDASDSNLEKVSSDKETSDRSEFEDSESECNADEEGQEEEMSAEDSESEEQSEKEQNDTEEGSEAVDAVGNIPEGLAPVIIQSSSKKLLQCPKCDKKFDRIGKYESHTRVHTGEKPFECDICHQRYSTKSNLTVHRKKHSNDTDFHKKEHKCPYCNKLHASKKTLAKHVKRFHPENVQEFLSIKKTKSEGWKCDICKKSFTRRPHLEEHMILHSQDKPFKCTYCEEHFKSRFARLKHQEKFHLGPFPCDICGRQFNDTGNLKRHIECTHGGKRKWTCFICGKSVRERTTLKEHLRIHSGEKPHLCSICGQSFRHGSSYRLHLRVHHDDKRYECEECGKTFIRHDHLTKHKKIHSGEKAHQCEECGKCFGRRDHLTVHYKSVHLGEKVWQKYKATFHQCEVCKKVFKGKSSLEMHFRTHSGEKPYKCQICNQSFRIKKTLTKHMVIHSDARPFNCQHCNATFKRKDKLKYHIDHVHGSKAAEEALTSSSEEKLVSLPVQYTSDDKVYQTEAKQYVEQPKAYQSEAKTLLQNVSTEVCVPVTLVPVQMSDPQADLVQHTTQSHGILPPQPEQTDYQRATDLSFLEKYTLTPQPANIVHPVRPEQMLDPRDQSYLGTLLGLDTAPTVQNISNNEHS